TACCAATCGATGGTTTTGCGAAATTGCTTTCCATTGAGATTGTATTGGAAGGTTATTTTCTTCCAACACAAGGTAAAATATgctcttgttttgttggttagtGTAATAGATATAAGGGCTGAAGTTGGGGAATACTTTTTGTAATAATATTCCATTTCTATTCCATCCAGACGAGAAAAACATTATCTTGGGCTTCTGGCAGAAGCTTCAACGCCATCCTGAAAATACCTTATGGTtcgggtcgtccggtgtcaatCTAATGACATCACCAGCATACCAAACCCTTAAGGGTCTAATTCGTTGTATGATAGTAAGTTCATCGTACCAGTCATAGAGCTTAACATTATAGAACTATACGCGGCCAAAATCGTGCGGAGAATTTTATTCCAGAAGGTATCTACGTATTCCGTCAGTTTTAAACCAGTTTAAGACCATATCTCGATAGAcgattttttatcgttttaacgTCCCGTTAACGTAACGTATTCAACGAGCTATTTTTTCAAGTGATCTTAATATCTTAGAGTTACATTCTTCGGATTGTCCTCAAGCCTTGTTTTGCTCATGTCTTGTAGGGCTTAAAGGAGGGACAAATCATCAGAGTCGCATAAAGGTATAAATCACTGTATAATCTTAGGTTTGATCGAACCATAAAGGATTTTGAGTATTTTCTATCAAGAAGACTCCTTAGACCTCCTATCGTTTGAGGAAGCGATCCTATCGTTTGAGGAACACTTTATAGAACCTTTATAGAAGAACGGAGACATCTGCTGGGTTGAGTTGGAATGTCCTATGAAATCCAATCAATCAGTCTAAGCCAGTGATCGGCATGCGTACGGCTCGTGAGAAGCATGCAGCACTTTGAGACTTTCATTGTAGCTCTTTGTCGAAGATGATCCTTCCCAGAAAGCTTGCTAAATTTGTACCTTATTGCTGATTCATGATAATATCAAAATCATTTCTAAACATTGTACAATAATTTCTCCAGAGAACAATAAGAAGTTGGGATCTTTCGGTGTCCGTTGCGTTGTCTCGATTACTGAATTGTTGTACATCTTCACATGAAATGTACAATATCCTCTGAGGTTTCACCGCAAAGTGTTAAAATGTAAGAACCAAATTTAATATATTGGCCTTCCCTCATTTCTTGAGTACTTTTATGACGATTGGATCATTACTCCCAGAAAATTGCTGGCCACTATTGCTATAACCTAAGCAAAATGCGTGCTTTCTAGCTTACAGTTCTAGACTGACtaacttttttattcattctacGTTGTTGTTCTTGTCGATATTACAATATCTATTCTGCTGTGCATTActcaaattttcatttaactATTTCCTTGTGTACTATTTGAAGatttttaatcttttgttGTTCATCAAAACTGCAATATGGTTTATTACATATTATTCTGCTAAGCCATAAAGTAAATCAATAGTTATAAGAATGACTTCCTTTGGACTACATTAACAGTAAATCATTATTCCTAGCTATTTTAAGCCGCTAAGGACCTTGCAGTCACATGCAAAACATAattgaaaaaccaaaaatttaaTTGCCCTCACGTTGTATGGTGCATCGGAATGGAGAGCAAGCCGTTCCCGGGCGTATTTCAAAATCCTTGAAGCTTCAGAACAAACGTACTATATCTTTCCACGGGCCGGTAACGTTGCACCATTGAAACCAATCAGAACAAGCCTGAACGGAAAGGTATCAACCCTGGTTAACCATAAAACGCTATCGCCTTCCGTTGCCTTTCGTTTGTCAAATATACATCCAGGGTTAGCGGGATGGAAGTCCgggcgaagaaaaagaaacaatcgttcaaaaacgaaaattcgtcCATGCTTTCACTTTCGTTGCTGTGCGCTGGTTGAATTTGCCCGAACCGTACCGTGACTCATGTGCTACTCCCTGCACACCAACGATACCCATATTTCTGCCCTGCTTGAGGGACGTGTACCGGTGCATTCAGGGTCACTGTAACGAGTCCTTGCTGTTTGGGTGACCGTACgaaaggaaacggcaccgCGACAGAACGCATTCTCATTTGGAACGTTTTCTTCCTCTGCaactaattttgttttaccagTAAACTTGTGTGAAAGTTACCGGTGTCTTAACTTCAATCTGGTACGGAACCACAAACCCGTGTATGCCCAAAAAAAACTGATATCCATCACGGCGAATAAACATTCAGGGCCGCGTAGTGATTTGATCTGAGCGTTTTATTCAGAGCACCGAAATTAGTTCTACAGGGCAGTGTAGATaaaatacagcaacaacaacagcaaaaaaaacagcataaacCCAACACCGGCTGTCGGTGTCGATCGGCTGGTAGTTGACCATGAATTTAGTGTAAAAACCGGATCCAAATGGTGCTCCCCAGTGACGGGGTGGGACTCGTGAGCTGTGGACGCCCGCGTGCAATGCACTTGCACCGATCCATCACACACGGCATATGCCCGCGGCCCGGGTCGTGCATTTTGACCGGCTTCGCTAGGCGTTTGGGAACTGTTTGGTGGGTGAAGCGAAAAGTATTCCGGGTTAATACAATTTTGATGCGTTACACTAAGAAACCATGCAGGTGTTAAGTGGATTGCTTTAATCTAAAtcattttattaacaatttatttcgCCAGAACGTGAGCTACttataaaaatcataaacaaagtttacaaaaaatatacttttattttgttaatttttgataatattaaagaaaattaaatacaaaacaaaaatataatatgCAATAcgaaacatttgcaaaataatagaataaaaGCCATAACGACACCTTTCGTTTCACCCTCGTTGGGGGCCTGCCTGGTGTGATAATCTGAATTCGTGTGTGATCTTAAATTAGCAAAGCCCACAATACAAACACGCAGCGTATATGAAAGAATTAACCTTCTTTCGGTTGCACTTGCCGAAGGTGATGGTAGAACATAGAGATACATTAAAACGCTGCTGTACGCCCCACATTCACTTTCTAAATCCACTAAGTAGAGGTGAGTTCAAATCTATCGCGATTGTTTACACCACTAAACGATTCAAATTATAATAACCACCGAACAGGACAATACGGAGGTACTATTAAGAACGATTTAAACTTCTGCACATTGTCTAGCGTCTTTGGTTTTAAGACGTCCCACGGCTTTCAGGCAGCAAAAAAGTGCTCATAGAAGTGAATGTTGCATTTAGTACCATGACATGAGTAGAACCATTAACAAATGTGTCGCTGACACTAGCagagataaaaagaaacaaaatcatgACTCATCTACTTTAAGTAATAAACACTTTTAAAATGGTGCCAGATTATTAAATCTTAACAGTAAGATTTTTTAACatcattgttttatgtttcttattTGAAGCATCTTATCTCAGTGGTTGGggattaacaacaacaaaaaaagactccCGACCAGCAAACAGAAGCAATTAAATATTGTCCAAATTACTTGCAGCAGACGTGGATTAGGATCATGTAGCGGCGAGCTTGGCGATGATGTAATACAGCTCTTAAAGACTGCACACAAGcacacccaaaacaaaaaaaacaacaacgcatcCCTTAAAGCTTGGTTGGTTTATGTGTTTGCTGACCTATAAATTGTTCGTTTGGCAAGCAAAATCAAATAGAAGAAAGTCGGGTGGCGTGGAACGTTTGGGGTAGCTTTACGCTTTATTTCTAGCTGTTTCTGCATCCAGTgcgaaaagttttaattaaatgctaACTTTTTACTAATTTaagtaatataaaaacatTGCAGTTGCACTTCATTCGTCCTGAGTTTTGCAACTCAAAGTGGCTTTAACAAACCTACACCAatcgtaataaaaaaagagaagtaACTCTTTCGATTTAGTAATCGATTGCATCGTGACAAATTCGTTCAATTGCATATTTCAAATATACATGCAAATAGTACAGCATATTTCGCAAAAACATTCTGTAGACTAGACGAACGATTTTACAACGGGTCGAAACAGCACCAAAACACGTTTTGTAAAGCGGTAAACCTCTTCCAAAACGCTTCCATTCTGCATAGGacagtttgtttctttcaaaaagtttAGCTTCAAACTTCTTGTCATGCATTGCACGCCGTAGAACTTGTCCGAACCGGTGCAACTTTCGACTTTTGCGCCGCTGTATACGCCCATGCTGGCCCATGTTCTTACAGCAGCATGAAAGAATAATGTTTCACTACGAACAGGCCGTGCATAAACGGGATGGAAGAATTATCATATTACCTTctagcacacacacgcgcacgatTTACGTGCGTGCGCAAACTTTTCACTTTGTACGAAATTGGTTGGGCAGGTACAGGCCCGCCAGGTCTCTTGTGGTCCGGTTCGCGATCTTATGCTGCTCCGGCGTCCTCTAAGCGCCCGGTGACAGAGAGACACACTACACCGGTTGGTTTAATGATACATTACCGAGCGAGGGGTTTTACTTTCCGTCGAAAAcagtaaacacaaaaaaaaacccgacaaCGAACcacaagcaataaaaataatccaaaaaCTCGCACACGCGACTCACGCGAGAAGGGGGGTCGCCACGATCGTACGCGAGGGAATGTTGGGGAATATGCCGAGGGTAGACGGTGGTAAACGCTGAAAAGTGGGCCTTAACCAGTGAAATGATTCGGATGGACAGTGCACTCGGTCGGGTCAGCGCCGATGGGGAACCCGACCGGCTGAAGGAACCATTCTAATAAGCTAAGGGCGCTGGAAGTAGTTTAATCAGTTCACTTGTGACCGTGCTCCGGATCGGACGGTGATCCGTGCAATTTGGACGTACCATTTTGATGGGTTAAAGTAGGTGGAAGTGCTGCCGATAGACTTAGAAGAACTCATTCACGATGAAGTGTGCCGTGttgttggtgtgcgtgttggTGGCGGTGGCCACCCTGATCCCTAGTGCTGTGTGTGATCGTGCCGACGAGCAGGAACTTATTCTTCGCCGAAATCGAAGAACGGTACAGTTTCTTGTCAACCATTTTGTGCACTTTTTCGGTCTaagcggtggcggtggtacgAAGAAGATTGAACCGAAACAGGACAATGTGTTCTCGCTACCGCTGACGAACATTCTGAAGGCTTCGGCGGGGAAGTTTTCCGGTGGTAGTGGACAAAAGCCGAAACCTGTAACGCCCGTACGAGAGCCAACGCTCCAGCACGATCTTCCAACGTGGATCGATGATCGTCCGCAGAAGATCGCGCGACCATTCAGTGCGGCATTCGAAGCGGAATCCTTGGAACCGACACGTGTATCGCTTCTGAGTACTACGCACGAACCGGAGGAAACTACTACCGCCAGtacgaccaccaccactgaGGAGGTTACTACGACCACAACACCGACCGAACCGATAGCGCCAACTGAGGCGGTGGAATTGGAAGCGTCAGAAACTCCGGCTACTTCTGCTGAAGCGGAAGAGCAGCCGAGTACGAGTGCTCCAACGACGGACCAACCATCGCAGGAAGGTTCTAGCAATAGTGACGAATCGCCCATCGATCCGGAGGCTGTGAATAGGCTGTCCGATCAGAGCCTCAGCGCTAGAAACGATGCGCGAGATGAAAGCTTCCAACCAACGCCAGTACCCTTGGTGAGCTATCAGCACTATGTCCAGCCAGCCATTTGGCACGGAGCTGCCGGTTTCCAGCATGCCTTCCCGGCGCAGCAATACTTTGGCAACAATGTGTTCATCCCGGCCCAGAACTCATTCCCACTAGCGTCGCCATTCCAAGTGCAAGCGCTGCCCGCTCACCACAGCCTAGGCTACCCGAGCAATCAGCCATTGTACGACAACAGACTGTACTATCAGTCGGGGGCTGATTCACAGCCCAAATCGCACAGCCGCGTGAAACTGCACGATAATCAGTACGATCTGGTTACGTACCATGATGATACGGAATCGGCCGCTTCAACCTATCAGGTGCAGTCCTTTGGCAACTATCGGGCACGCCGATATTAACGACGGGAGGTGTGTACTTCGTACATTTTACACACCCGCCAGCTAGGTGAATTCATTAGGAAATGGAACTGTTTGTAAATCAGGGGGGAGTTTATGCTTCAAAATATCACCTCATCACAACATTTGTAAATAGAAATCATCGGACGTGGAACAAATCATTTGTGGGAAAAGAAAGGCAACGGGCGTGAGCATTATATTCCCCTCCATTGTTATCAACTTGAGCAGAAGTGTGTTTGAATGTGATGTTAGTGCAACTGtacaaaatgtttaataaaattacacATCCAATAAATGTGATTACGCTTCATGTTATTtctcaattaattttcttctcccCAGAAAACTTTTATGTTTGCTAGAATTTGGATCAATACaatttttgttgtataaatTCGACAATACAATACTCTTTAAGATATGACCTTCAAGTGAAGAAAATGACTCCGAAAAATGATGTATAGTATTATAAAACGCACCCGAGTATGTAAATAAATGCCATTTGTAACAAGctttaaatgcaaaacaagTAACTATAGAAGGAAACATCTGCACTATCTAATggtatgtttgttgtttgaatgaTTGCGATCCCCTTGGTCGGAGTTACGATTGCGCGTTGCGCAATTTACTTGAAGCGATCGTCCAGAAAAGCGTACACATAGTCGTAGACTACCAGCATAATTGCACCACCCGGCCCGAGACGCATCACTTTCGGGGTGAGCCCTTTGTACAGTGCCGCAAATCCTTCCTCACGAGCAACGATGACCATCGAGCCGAATGTGGTACGGTACTTCACCTGCCCCGCAACTGGTTGAGGTCCCtgagaaagaaagcaataaaGCAAAGAGGGTTATTCTGGTGCACCCCGGTAAGGTTTACACCCGTTTTACTAACCTGAATTCGGGACTTTGCCACGTCGAAAGGAATATTCACGATCGAGCCTAGTGTTCCACTAACGAACCCGATACCAACCTTACGTAAGAATTCTTGCACAGGATCCTGATAAATTGTGTGAAGTTgtgaagtaaaattaaataaacgatTTAATATAGAACTGATAGAACGGAATGTAATTATTACACTGTCGAGGGAATTATGACTAAAGAAGTATGTGATGTGAGACACAATTTAAGCATTACGTAAAGCTAAGGTAagccaacaaacaacacagacAATGCAAATCATTCAAGCGGATAAAACATAACATCAAGTTAGCGCACTAGAAACAAAACGGGCCCATGAGGAAAGGTAAGCTACAAACTGTATCACTgacattaaaaagaaaaccaagcTACCCACTTACCAGTTCTCCCTAACCATACCCTAAGGGCGGCTGTTGTGTTAGAGCGGACGAAACATGAAACAGATGAGAATGAAGCATATGGTTATGTCGATAATGCAATGGACGAAATGTGCGTCACATAGATTAATACTGACGGTCAGCAAAAAGGTATCTAATACCGATGAATATTCGAAGATGTACCTTATACTCCGGAACGATGCCTTTCACGCTATGGTAAAAGCCGAAGTAGATCATATTGAACACACCGTTTCGTCCGATTGTGGCAGTAAGTCCGCGGTTCAACCCATTCAACCCGAAACCGGACTCGTTGATGATTTGCTTCGTAACAGCCCACGTACTTGGTACTTGTCCCATCCTGAAAGGtgacaacaaaataaatttttaattgatgttATTTACGCATGGAAGTTGCGATAGCttacttgtttttgtttgcttgcaagGTAACTTTCACCATTTCGAATGGATTTACAAGAATCGCTTCGGTAACGCCCGCTCCCAGACCAGCCAGGGAAAATGTCTACAAATCGAAAATTCATTTTTGAACACGGCGCATTTAAGAAGAACGGCACGACGCGTTGAGTGAACACTTACTAGGGGCGTTGGTTTGTCCGATCCAAACATGAAGAAGCGTTTGTACTGCTCAAAGGTTAAAAATTTCACCGCACGCTTGGGCGTTTCGACCAGCACCGGAGGCAGGATGCCTTTGTACAGCGAAAATACTCCTTCGGTTTTGGCCATTTTGCGGATACAATCGAATACGCCATTGTAATACGTCTGCAATCGGTAAGAATCGTTCCAGTAAAGCAGAAAACCATGCTAGTGGTTGTTTGTGAAATACTTACAGTCGATTTTGCCGCACCCGCACTAGGGCTGGCTTGCAGTTGAAGTCTCGTTTTGACCAAATCCAACGGATGCATTATGCACACTTCTACAAAACCGGCAGATCCACCTGCGCCAACTTGCATTGCCGCTTGACGCAGGAACTCTTTCACATCCGAAGGCATCGTTGGTGTAGGGGCTGCTAATGGAGTTGAATTTCAGTTGTTCCCTGAGGAAATTTCTTCCAAAAGAGCAATGAATATCTGTAAATGGTAAAGAAACTATCGTCAGTAATTGCCTTTCTCTATTCCATATTGGGCTCTTACCACGACGCTAGGTATCGGTGTGACGCTTATCAGGAACAGATGGGAGTTAATAAATCTGAAAATAGGGCACGTTCACCGTTCACGATAACGCTTGCAATATTGTGGCATATGCACTGAAGAAAACATTTActtctttttaatatttccacATATTCTGGACAACACACTGGAGAGGATGTGCTAAACACCAATTGACCTCTGTTTAAGGTCACCGTATTTGTGCGAACCACCGAAAGCCGTCTCCAAATTAACCGAATGCTTCTTGACCAGAGACGCGGAGCGCTATTTGCTGAGTGGAAGATAGAAGGATTGATGTTGTTTACCTTTGATACGGAGTTCGTTTACAGCGGCTCATCGTGAAACAGCTGTTTGAGCCGCaatattgttttcttgttgcaaGATATGCCGTCCTTTTTGCTTGTAGCATCGAGAATTTTCAATAACGTTTTGATATCGTTACTAAATCTTTGAAACGAATTTAAAATGCTATCAACGCTTGAGTTTCATGTATagaatgaaatgttttctacAATAATTACTTGCCCACATGGAAAGCCCTGCTGGAACCAATATGTCATTTTGGCTTTGACAGCTCTGAAGTTACCCAGCCTGGTGGTGTTTCATAATCGTTGgatcaaaacatacaaaacatgCTTTCACGGTGAACCACATTAATTTTAAGCGGCTTGAGCATGGTTATATTATGAGTGGATACATATATTTTGATGTTGAAATGTAAGTAAAAGGCTTTCTCAAATGGTGTGCAAGCAGTTTAAAACGAGACTCTTTTTCGCATAATTTACAGCAAACTTGCGAAGAAGCCGAACCAGCTATCCGCACTCTACCTGAAATCCAGCATAGACCATTCGCTGACGAAAATATTCGGAGAAATTGGCGGTCAAACCGAGGTGGATTTACTAAAGTTCGACGAACAACGACAGCGCATTATTCTTCGAGTTCCAAAAGAGTTTTACGGAAAGCTGCGAACTGCCATCACCCTGATAGGAGAGTATCAAGGAGTGCCGTGCAATTTCCAGGTGAAGAAAGTGTCGCCGGTTCTACTTACATTGGTGGAAACTCATTTGGATTTCGCAAGTCAGACTATCGAGTGAATCATGTCGCTGTGCAAAAGCTACGGAAAGGATAAGGTTATATTTGCAACTAAGGAGGATCATGCCACCCCGAGCAAGGTGGAGCTACCGGAATCAGACCCACGTCCCGGTTTGATATTGGAAAATGGAGATATCAACTGGAACTGTCCATGCCTCGGTGGAATGGCCATCGGCCCGTGTGGCAATGAGTTCCGGGAGGCATTTTCCTGTTTCCATTACAGGTAACATTTTGCAGCTTTGCAAAGGCATTCTCTGAGCAGAAAATTGTGTAAGCTAATATCACACAATCTTTCCATTGCAGCCAAGCTCAACCGAAAGGATCGGACTGCTACGAAGCGTTTAGCACGATGAACGAGTGTATGCGTAATTATCCTGGTGtgtacaaacaaaaccttaACGAGGAAGAAGACGATGAGAATGGGGCCGGCGTGGCAAGCATGATAGCGGACGAAGCCGAGGAGGAAGATGATGTCGATAACGCGCCTGTTAAGACGGAAAGCGAATCGAAAGCCGTAGCCACAAAAGCAAACTAATTTGTATTAGAAACTTAAAAAATATACGCATGTAGTGCGATAGTTacgttaaaaattatttaaattcattgcATTCGTAGACAGAGTCAATCACGAGATAGACGAAAATTGCATCATATCGAGCAAATCTTTCATCATCCTGACTGGTTCTCCGTTGTCTCATAGTTAGGTAATAAtatcaaaaaatatatacgCTATCACATGGTAAATAGatcgttatttttattgcaagaattgtaaataaaacttCACAGAACAACCGAGcctga
This region of Anopheles marshallii chromosome 2, idAnoMarsDA_429_01, whole genome shotgun sequence genomic DNA includes:
- the LOC128719610 gene encoding mitochondrial 2-oxodicarboxylate carrier, coding for MPSDVKEFLRQAAMQVGAGGSAGFVEVCIMHPLDLVKTRLQLQASPSAGAAKSTTYYNGVFDCIRKMAKTEGVFSLYKGILPPVLVETPKRAVKFLTFEQYKRFFMFGSDKPTPLTFSLAGLGAGVTEAILVNPFEMVKVTLQANKNKMGQVPSTWAVTKQIINESGFGLNGLNRGLTATIGRNGVFNMIYFGFYHSVKGIVPEYKDPVQEFLRKVGIGFVSGTLGSIVNIPFDVAKSRIQGPQPVAGQVKYRTTFGSMVIVAREEGFAALYKGLTPKVMRLGPGGAIMLVVYDYVYAFLDDRFK
- the LOC128716738 gene encoding ribonuclease P protein subunit p14; this translates as MSGYIYFDVEIKLAKKPNQLSALYLKSSIDHSLTKIFGEIGGQTEVDLLKFDEQRQRIILRVPKEFYGKLRTAITLIGEYQGVPCNFQVKKVSPVLLTLVETHLDFASQTIE
- the LOC128716751 gene encoding mitochondrial intermembrane space import and assembly protein 40 → MSLCKSYGKDKVIFATKEDHATPSKVELPESDPRPGLILENGDINWNCPCLGGMAIGPCGNEFREAFSCFHYSQAQPKGSDCYEAFSTMNECMRNYPGVYKQNLNEEEDDENGAGVASMIADEAEEEDDVDNAPVKTESESKAVATKAN